GCACCTAATATGGATGTAATAATGAGCAATCTTCAAAACAAAGTTAAAATTAGGAAAGCAAGAGAACTACTTCCTGATGCATTTAATGGTAGCACATTTCATCAATAATATTACATTATCAAAATTATTTCCTATTTCTCTTTGAATAATATTTTGACAACAATTAAATATTATTTTGATTTCAACAGAAATATTTATGATTAATAATATTTATTATATTCTTACTTGTAGTCCAAATAGAGAAATAATATTTTAGTAAATCAAAATAAAAAGAAAATAGTAAAAAGAATTAAGTAAATTCTCACTCTGCATCTTCTTAATTCCTGTATCATAAAAACAAGAGGAGTTTTAATTTAATGAATCGTTTATTTCGAACAGAGGGAATAGTACTAAGGAGTATAAAATTGAACGAGGCTGATAAAATTGTAACTATTTTTAGTAGTGACTACGGAAAAATTAGAGGAATTGCCAAAGGAGTGAGGAAAACAAAGAGCCAATTTGGTAGTAGTATGGAAAACCTCACTATAGTTAAACTGTTACTTTTTAAGGGTAAAAGTATTAATATTATAAGCCAATCAGAGATTATTAACTCTTTTTTTTCACAATGCAAAGACCTATTTCGGTATGGACTGGCTATTCATTGTACAGAAATTATTGATAAACTATCAGTTGAAGAAGATCCTAATATGAAATTATATAATCTTTTTAAAAATCTTTTATTACTGCTCAGAGATGATAAAAATCCAATTCTTTTAGTTGAATCATTCAAATGGAAACTTGTTACTCTTTTAGGCTATCAACCTGATTTAAAAAGATGTATTCATTGTCATACCTTGGTTGATAAGGAAAAAAATTACATTTTTGATA
This region of Atribacterota bacterium genomic DNA includes:
- the recO gene encoding DNA repair protein RecO, which codes for MNRLFRTEGIVLRSIKLNEADKIVTIFSSDYGKIRGIAKGVRKTKSQFGSSMENLTIVKLLLFKGKSINIISQSEIINSFFSQCKDLFRYGLAIHCTEIIDKLSVEEDPNMKLYNLFKNLLLLLRDDKNPILLVESFKWKLVTLLGYQPDLKRCIHCHTLVDKEKNYIFDIARGGLSCLKCQEKMDYYQIKITNYHIRLIQRIIEVNLERIHNKKIDQSILYELGKITDMYLVYHFEIENRSKQFLNGLKELK